A single genomic interval of Croceibacter atlanticus HTCC2559 harbors:
- a CDS encoding DUF305 domain-containing protein: MNSKSDKKSGIGNYTKFIGMLIASFIAMYITMYLNTYQIDHVYFSLTRFYMTCLGISTMAIIMFLAMRNMYKNIKKNIAIVAGSIILFVGALGLVRAQQPIIGDVLWMRAMIPHHSIAILTSERAEIKDPEVKKLAEDIIKAQKKEIEEMKQMIKRLESKN; this comes from the coding sequence ATGAATTCTAAATCAGATAAAAAATCAGGAATAGGTAATTACACTAAGTTTATAGGAATGTTAATAGCATCATTTATAGCAATGTATATTACCATGTATTTAAATACTTACCAAATAGATCATGTGTACTTTAGCTTAACGCGTTTTTACATGACCTGTTTAGGAATTTCTACAATGGCAATAATTATGTTTTTAGCTATGCGTAATATGTATAAAAACATAAAAAAGAACATAGCTATTGTAGCAGGTAGTATTATCTTATTTGTTGGAGCTTTAGGGTTAGTTCGTGCTCAACAACCTATAATTGGAGACGTACTTTGGATGCGAGCTATGATTCCACACCATTCCATAGCAATATTAACAAGTGAAAGAGCTGAAATTAAAGATCCAGAAGTTAAAAAGTTGGCAGAAGATATTATTAAAGCACAGAAGAAAGAAATTGAAGAAATGAAACAAATGATAAAGCGCCTAGAAAGCAAAAACTAA
- a CDS encoding DUF3347 domain-containing protein gives MKNLQSIAIASVLVLNLMACKDAGETNKVEQVTSKEHKEEELSKTTELEFNNETSEQLFNSYLKIKDALVASNLKEANSGAKELKEVLGEDLKTVAIIQEAKTLEEARSQMPRLSDEIEELVSSSITSGAIYKQYCPMALNNTGGYWLSSEEKIINPYFGDKMLKCGKIDSKIQ, from the coding sequence ATGAAAAATTTACAATCAATAGCAATAGCATCAGTCTTAGTCTTAAATCTAATGGCTTGCAAAGACGCAGGAGAAACTAACAAAGTTGAACAGGTTACTTCTAAAGAGCACAAAGAAGAAGAACTTTCTAAGACAACAGAATTAGAGTTTAACAATGAAACTTCAGAACAGTTATTTAATTCATATTTAAAAATAAAAGATGCCTTGGTTGCTTCAAATTTAAAAGAAGCGAATAGTGGAGCAAAAGAGTTGAAAGAAGTGTTAGGAGAAGACCTAAAAACTGTAGCTATAATTCAAGAAGCCAAAACACTTGAAGAGGCAAGATCACAAATGCCAAGACTTTCTGATGAGATAGAAGAATTGGTATCATCATCTATAACAAGCGGTGCTATTTACAAACAATATTGCCCAATGGCTCTTAATAATACTGGTGGTTATTGGTTATCATCAGAAGAAAAAATAATAAACCCATATTTTGGAGATAAGATGCTAAAATGCGGTAAGATAGATAGTAAAATTCAATAG
- a CDS encoding TolC family protein: protein MNFRNSIFLFSVCLAIAGNAQQLDVYLQQAETTNPKISGVNNEYEIALEKRNEVNTLPDTEFSVGYFISETETRTGPQQFKLSARQMLPWFGTITARKNYVAAMADAEYVNVVIAKRQLKLNVSQSYYKLYASMDMQNVLREQVSLLETYEELALTYIEVGKASAVDLLRLQIRKNELLQEIEALKNTFKAEQAEFNSLLNQPVGTQIKVVNLSQMPLDSLSVSNTTVTTHPELIKFDKLYESVVSNETLNKKEGIPDFGVGIDYINVAERPSQNFSDNGKDILMPMLSVSIPIFNAKYKSVSKQNELRQEQITNERKERENQLNAVLAEALSARETALMNYRTQLKNLQHAKDAEDILTKSYETGIIDFNDILDLQELQLKFEKAIIKSITNYYLQTATLNYLTK from the coding sequence ATGAATTTTAGGAACAGCATATTTTTATTTAGTGTATGTCTAGCTATTGCTGGCAATGCACAACAACTTGATGTGTATTTACAGCAAGCAGAAACTACCAACCCTAAAATTAGTGGTGTTAATAATGAATACGAAATAGCCCTAGAAAAACGTAACGAAGTAAATACCTTACCAGATACAGAGTTTAGCGTAGGTTATTTTATAAGTGAAACAGAAACGCGTACTGGGCCACAGCAGTTCAAGCTTTCTGCACGGCAAATGTTACCTTGGTTTGGAACAATAACAGCTCGTAAAAATTACGTTGCTGCAATGGCAGATGCAGAGTATGTAAATGTAGTTATAGCCAAAAGGCAGCTAAAACTAAATGTATCTCAATCGTATTATAAGTTATATGCTTCAATGGATATGCAGAATGTGTTGCGAGAACAAGTTAGCCTACTTGAAACCTATGAAGAGCTAGCATTAACCTACATAGAAGTTGGTAAGGCATCAGCAGTCGATTTACTTAGATTACAGATACGAAAAAATGAACTTCTTCAAGAAATTGAAGCTTTGAAAAATACCTTTAAGGCTGAACAAGCTGAGTTTAATAGTTTATTAAATCAACCTGTAGGTACTCAAATAAAGGTGGTAAACCTAAGCCAAATGCCTTTGGATAGTTTGTCTGTAAGTAACACTACTGTAACTACACATCCTGAATTAATAAAATTTGACAAATTATATGAGTCTGTAGTTTCTAATGAAACACTAAACAAAAAAGAAGGAATTCCAGATTTTGGAGTAGGTATAGATTATATAAATGTTGCAGAGCGACCTTCTCAAAACTTTAGTGATAACGGTAAAGATATTCTTATGCCTATGCTTTCGGTTTCCATTCCAATTTTTAATGCTAAATATAAATCTGTGAGTAAGCAGAATGAATTACGCCAAGAGCAAATTACAAATGAACGTAAAGAACGAGAAAACCAATTAAACGCCGTTTTAGCTGAAGCATTAAGTGCTAGAGAAACTGCACTAATGAATTACAGAACACAATTAAAAAATTTACAACACGCTAAAGATGCAGAAGATATATTAACCAAAAGCTATGAAACAGGAATTATAGACTTTAATGATATTCTCGACTTACAGGAATTACAATTAAAATTTGAAAAAGCAATTATCAAAAGCATCACAAACTATTATTTGCAAACAGCAACATTAAATTACTTAACTAAATAA
- a CDS encoding heavy metal translocating P-type ATPase, producing the protein MTHTYHINGMSCNGCKSHVETILSSVKGVKQVSVNLEKGTANIEMEKHLPLKTFQKALKEDGGSYSIHLEKKEASAGNEETTSAKTSNNGNGVYYCPMHCEGDKTYGNPGDCPVCGMDLVEEQKLQHTTDQWTCPMHPEVEKEEPGDCPICGMDLVPKQPDTTSEEKNYKKLIKKFWMAVAFTLPIFLIAMSEMIPENPLYTVLEQTYWNWIQFALSLPVVFYATWMFFERAYKSVISWNLNMFTLIGIGAGVAWLFSVFGLLFPQVFPPQFKTDSGAVHVYFEAATVILTLVLMGQVLEARAHSKTNSAVKELLKLAPNKAIKIVDGKEEVVAIKKIEKGDILKVKPGEKIPVDGHITEGHSSIDESMITGEPIPVDKSEDDKVSSGTINGNQFFLMKAEKVGNETLLSQIIKMVNDASRSKAPIQKLADKVSGYFVPIVVGVSILTFGIWAIWGPNPAYVYALVNAIAVLIIACPCALGLATPMSIMVGVGKGASQGVLIKNAEALEKLNKIDTLIVDKTGTLTEGKPSVETVVALDNNYTEAEVLQLIASLNTNSEHPLADATVNYAKQKDVDILKVTAFNSVTGKGVEGKLDGKALALGNSKMMEFAKVQLSKDTINKAADFQKEGKTVSYLSLNEAIVGLVVIGDKIKETSAKAITQLQEKGISVIMFTGDNEDTAKAVAKRLNLSTFKAGMLPEQKLKELESLQTNGHCVAMAGDGINDAPALAKSDVGIAMGTGTDVAIESAEITLVKGDLHGIVKARNLSEAVMKNIKQNLFFALIYNTLGVPIAAGILFPFFGVLLSPMIAALAMSFSSVSVIGNALRLKNKSI; encoded by the coding sequence ATGACACATACATATCATATTAACGGCATGTCTTGTAATGGGTGTAAATCTCATGTAGAAACTATATTGTCTTCTGTAAAAGGCGTGAAACAGGTATCTGTTAACCTTGAAAAGGGTACTGCTAACATAGAAATGGAGAAACATCTGCCTTTAAAAACATTTCAAAAGGCCTTAAAAGAAGATGGTGGTAGTTATAGTATTCATCTTGAAAAAAAAGAAGCTTCAGCAGGAAATGAAGAAACAACATCTGCTAAAACATCAAACAATGGTAACGGTGTTTATTATTGCCCAATGCATTGTGAAGGTGATAAAACATATGGGAATCCTGGAGATTGTCCTGTCTGCGGAATGGATCTGGTTGAAGAACAAAAACTACAACATACTACAGACCAATGGACGTGCCCTATGCATCCTGAAGTAGAAAAGGAAGAACCAGGAGATTGCCCTATTTGCGGTATGGATTTAGTTCCAAAACAACCAGATACTACATCTGAGGAGAAGAATTACAAAAAGCTCATTAAGAAATTTTGGATGGCTGTTGCATTTACGCTTCCAATTTTTTTAATAGCAATGAGTGAAATGATTCCTGAAAATCCGCTTTACACAGTACTAGAGCAAACTTATTGGAACTGGATACAATTTGCACTGTCATTGCCTGTGGTGTTTTATGCCACTTGGATGTTTTTTGAGCGCGCTTATAAAAGTGTAATAAGTTGGAATCTCAATATGTTTACTCTAATAGGTATAGGTGCTGGAGTTGCTTGGTTGTTTAGTGTTTTTGGATTACTCTTTCCTCAAGTTTTTCCACCGCAATTTAAAACAGATTCAGGTGCTGTACATGTCTATTTTGAAGCTGCAACAGTTATCCTAACTTTAGTGCTTATGGGGCAAGTTTTAGAAGCTAGAGCTCATAGCAAAACAAATTCTGCGGTTAAGGAATTATTAAAACTGGCGCCTAATAAAGCTATTAAAATTGTTGATGGTAAAGAAGAGGTAGTCGCCATTAAAAAAATAGAGAAAGGTGATATTTTGAAAGTAAAGCCTGGCGAAAAAATTCCTGTAGATGGCCATATTACCGAAGGGCATTCTTCCATAGACGAATCTATGATTACAGGCGAACCTATACCTGTAGATAAATCAGAAGATGATAAAGTTAGTAGTGGTACTATAAATGGCAACCAATTTTTCTTAATGAAAGCTGAGAAAGTAGGTAATGAAACATTACTATCTCAAATCATTAAAATGGTTAACGACGCTAGTAGGAGCAAAGCTCCCATTCAGAAGCTAGCAGATAAGGTTTCAGGATATTTTGTGCCAATAGTTGTTGGGGTTTCAATACTCACCTTTGGTATTTGGGCAATTTGGGGACCAAATCCAGCTTATGTCTATGCGTTAGTAAATGCGATTGCAGTTTTAATTATAGCTTGTCCTTGTGCATTAGGATTAGCAACACCTATGTCTATAATGGTAGGTGTGGGAAAAGGAGCTTCTCAAGGCGTGCTTATAAAAAATGCTGAAGCCTTAGAAAAACTGAATAAAATAGATACGCTTATAGTAGATAAAACAGGAACACTTACTGAAGGTAAGCCATCTGTTGAAACTGTAGTAGCTTTAGATAATAATTATACAGAAGCTGAGGTATTACAACTAATAGCTTCCCTTAATACCAATAGCGAACATCCTTTAGCAGATGCAACAGTAAATTATGCCAAACAAAAGGATGTAGATATATTAAAAGTCACAGCATTTAATTCAGTAACAGGTAAAGGTGTCGAAGGAAAACTAGATGGTAAAGCCTTAGCGTTAGGTAATTCTAAAATGATGGAATTTGCCAAAGTACAACTATCAAAAGATACTATTAATAAAGCGGCAGATTTTCAAAAAGAAGGAAAAACAGTTTCTTATCTTTCTTTAAATGAGGCAATTGTAGGTTTAGTAGTAATAGGCGATAAAATTAAAGAGACAAGTGCTAAGGCAATAACTCAACTTCAAGAAAAAGGAATTTCGGTAATAATGTTTACCGGAGATAATGAAGATACAGCAAAAGCTGTTGCAAAGCGTCTTAACCTATCAACGTTTAAAGCAGGAATGCTACCAGAGCAAAAACTAAAAGAATTAGAGAGTTTGCAAACTAATGGTCATTGTGTTGCAATGGCTGGTGATGGTATAAATGATGCACCAGCATTAGCCAAAAGCGATGTTGGGATTGCAATGGGTACAGGAACCGATGTGGCAATTGAAAGTGCCGAAATAACTTTAGTAAAAGGAGATTTACACGGTATAGTAAAAGCAAGAAATTTAAGCGAGGCAGTTATGAAAAATATAAAGCAAAACTTATTTTTCGCGCTTATTTATAACACTTTAGGAGTGCCTATTGCTGCAGGAATTTTATTTCCATTTTTTGGTGTGTTGTTATCACCAATGATTGCAGCTTTGGCTATGAGTTTTAGTTCAGTTTCTGTAATAGGGAACGCTTTAAGATTAAAAAACAAATCAATTTAA
- a CDS encoding efflux RND transporter permease subunit, producing MLNKSIKFFIQNKLVALILLLVIIGWGIVTSPFNWDTGIIPKNAVAVDAIPDIGENQQIIFTKWQGRSPQDIEDQITYPLTSSLLGIPGVKTVRSSSMFGFSSIYIIFEEDVEFYWSRSRILEKLNSLPSNLLPDGVNPTLGPDATGLGQIFWYTLEGRDKDGNVTGGWDLHELRSIQDYNVKYALSSANGVSEVASIGGYVQEYQIDVNPELMRQYNISLSQVVKAVKQSNKDIGAQTLEINKAEYLVRGLGYLKSIEDIENAVVTSKDFTSISIKDIANVVLGPETRRGILDKEGAEVVGGVVVARYGANPLEVINNVKSQIESIQTGLPSKTLKDGRVSQVTVVPFYDRTQLINETIGTLNEALTLEILITILVIIIMVFNLRASILISGLLPVAVLMVFISMKLFNVDANIVALSGIAIAIGTMVDVGVILSENIIRHLDENAKQQEKQSINSVIYNATAEVSGAIVTAVLTTIISFIPVFTMIGAEGKLFRPLAFTKTMALTASIIVALFLIPPFAAFLFKKRSFKVTYRIALNASLIVIGLFGLFFGYWLGLMLIVFGLLGILKLKRLLSDKTASQLTIASVVLAIVVLLAIYWKPLGVNHSFFTNLIIVALISFGLLGLFTLFQKYYTSILRWTLNHKLAFLSIPTIIVILGAIIMRNSGKEFMPSLNEGSFLLMPTSLPHAGIEENKRVLQQLDMAVASIPEVETVVGKAGRTESALDPAPLSMYENIIQYKPEYKLNAEGKMQAYKVDEDGLFILKNGASIHNLNSTINTETVSQKQKVYESTTRVKTKDLIEDDDGEYFRNWRPEISSPDDIWNQIVSVTNLPGITSAPKLQPIETRLVMLQTGMRAPMGIKVKGQNLKDIEDFGIQLEKILKQSEGVKQQAVFADRIVGKPYLLIDIQRDQLARYGISIEEVQQVLQVAIGGAPLTQTVQGRERYNVRVRYPRAQRESPQDLEQIYVPVANGAPVPLKELVTIKYEKGPQVIKSEDTFLVGYVLFDKLDGYAEVNVVENAQAKIRDYIAKGQLTVPKGISYEFTGTYENQLRAEKTLSFVVPMALIIIFLILYFQFKSVSTAFMVFTGIAVAFAGGFILIWFYGQDWFMNFNVFGENIRDLFQMKTINLSVAVWVGFIALFGIATDDGVVMATYLTQTFNKNEPATKNEIRASIVEAGKKRIRPCLMTTATTMLALLPVLTSTGRGSDIMIPMAIPSFGGMLIALMTLFVVPVLFSWRKEIALSKQENIQPNNPKLS from the coding sequence ATGCTGAATAAAAGCATTAAATTTTTCATACAAAATAAGCTTGTAGCACTCATCTTATTATTAGTTATAATAGGTTGGGGCATAGTAACTTCTCCTTTTAATTGGGATACAGGTATTATACCAAAAAATGCCGTAGCTGTTGATGCCATTCCGGATATAGGAGAAAATCAACAAATTATATTTACCAAATGGCAAGGTAGATCTCCTCAAGATATTGAAGATCAAATCACCTATCCTTTAACATCGTCACTTTTAGGAATTCCAGGAGTTAAAACTGTGAGAAGTTCTTCTATGTTTGGTTTTTCTAGCATATACATCATTTTTGAAGAAGATGTAGAGTTTTACTGGAGTAGAAGCCGCATACTAGAAAAATTAAACTCACTTCCTTCAAATTTACTTCCAGATGGTGTAAACCCTACTTTAGGACCAGACGCCACTGGTTTAGGTCAAATATTTTGGTATACTTTAGAAGGTAGAGATAAAGATGGAAATGTAACTGGTGGTTGGGATTTACACGAGTTAAGAAGCATACAGGATTATAATGTAAAATACGCACTGTCTTCAGCAAATGGAGTTTCAGAGGTAGCATCAATTGGAGGTTACGTTCAAGAGTACCAGATAGATGTAAACCCAGAACTAATGCGGCAGTATAATATATCTTTAAGTCAGGTTGTGAAAGCTGTAAAGCAAAGCAATAAGGATATAGGAGCGCAAACATTAGAGATAAATAAAGCAGAATATTTAGTAAGAGGTTTAGGATACCTAAAATCTATTGAAGATATAGAGAATGCTGTAGTTACCTCTAAAGACTTCACTTCAATTTCTATAAAAGATATCGCAAACGTAGTCTTAGGACCCGAAACAAGACGTGGTATTTTAGACAAAGAAGGTGCAGAAGTTGTTGGTGGTGTTGTTGTAGCACGTTATGGTGCAAATCCTCTTGAGGTTATAAATAATGTAAAAAGCCAAATTGAATCTATTCAGACTGGTTTACCTTCAAAAACTTTAAAGGACGGAAGAGTTTCTCAAGTTACGGTGGTACCATTTTACGACCGTACTCAACTTATAAATGAAACTATAGGTACCTTAAATGAAGCACTTACTCTGGAGATACTTATCACCATATTAGTGATTATTATTATGGTATTTAATTTAAGAGCTTCAATACTTATTTCAGGATTATTACCTGTGGCAGTCTTAATGGTATTTATAAGCATGAAACTATTTAATGTAGATGCTAATATTGTTGCCCTTTCTGGAATAGCAATTGCCATAGGTACTATGGTAGATGTTGGTGTAATTCTCTCAGAAAATATCATAAGGCATCTTGATGAAAATGCTAAACAACAGGAAAAACAATCAATAAACTCAGTTATCTATAATGCCACAGCAGAGGTTTCTGGTGCAATTGTGACTGCGGTATTAACTACGATAATTAGTTTTATTCCTGTATTTACGATGATTGGTGCTGAAGGAAAATTATTTAGGCCTTTAGCGTTTACTAAAACTATGGCGTTAACTGCATCAATAATTGTAGCATTATTCTTAATACCACCATTTGCAGCATTTCTATTTAAAAAGAGATCATTTAAAGTAACGTACAGAATTGCCCTTAACGCTTCACTTATAGTAATAGGATTGTTTGGGTTATTTTTTGGGTACTGGTTAGGCCTTATGCTTATTGTATTTGGCTTGCTAGGCATATTAAAGCTTAAGCGATTACTTAGTGACAAAACTGCAAGTCAATTAACGATAGCTAGTGTAGTATTAGCAATAGTAGTATTATTAGCAATATATTGGAAACCTTTAGGAGTAAACCATTCTTTTTTTACAAACCTAATAATCGTCGCGCTTATTAGTTTCGGGCTCTTAGGTTTATTTACTCTCTTTCAAAAGTATTATACTTCAATTTTAAGATGGACGCTTAATCATAAGCTTGCATTTTTAAGCATTCCTACAATTATCGTCATTTTAGGAGCTATAATCATGCGTAATTCTGGGAAAGAATTTATGCCATCTTTAAATGAAGGGTCGTTTTTATTAATGCCTACATCACTTCCTCACGCAGGTATAGAAGAAAATAAACGGGTATTACAGCAGCTGGATATGGCTGTAGCAAGCATTCCTGAAGTAGAAACGGTTGTTGGTAAAGCAGGAAGAACAGAGTCTGCATTAGATCCTGCACCATTATCTATGTATGAGAATATTATACAATACAAACCAGAGTATAAGCTGAATGCTGAAGGTAAGATGCAAGCTTATAAAGTAGATGAAGATGGCTTGTTTATTCTTAAAAATGGAGCATCAATACATAATTTAAATTCCACTATCAATACTGAAACAGTTTCACAAAAACAAAAAGTTTATGAGAGTACCACACGTGTAAAGACCAAAGACTTAATTGAGGATGACGATGGAGAATATTTTAGAAATTGGCGTCCAGAAATTTCTTCTCCAGACGATATTTGGAATCAGATTGTAAGCGTGACTAATCTTCCTGGCATAACATCGGCTCCCAAATTACAACCTATAGAAACAAGATTGGTAATGCTACAGACAGGAATGAGGGCACCAATGGGAATAAAAGTAAAAGGACAAAATTTAAAAGATATTGAAGATTTTGGAATACAGTTGGAAAAAATCTTAAAGCAATCTGAAGGTGTAAAGCAACAAGCTGTATTTGCAGATAGGATTGTTGGTAAACCGTATCTACTTATAGATATTCAAAGAGATCAATTAGCAAGGTATGGTATTTCAATAGAAGAGGTACAGCAAGTACTTCAGGTTGCAATTGGAGGCGCGCCACTTACTCAAACAGTACAAGGTAGAGAACGTTATAATGTAAGAGTACGGTATCCTAGAGCACAAAGAGAATCGCCTCAAGATTTAGAACAAATTTATGTGCCAGTAGCTAATGGAGCACCAGTGCCATTAAAGGAGCTGGTAACCATTAAATATGAGAAAGGACCTCAAGTTATTAAAAGTGAAGACACATTTTTAGTGGGATATGTCCTTTTTGATAAGTTAGACGGTTATGCTGAGGTAAATGTAGTGGAGAATGCACAAGCAAAAATTAGAGATTATATAGCAAAAGGGCAGCTTACCGTTCCTAAAGGAATTTCATATGAGTTTACAGGAACCTATGAAAATCAACTTCGGGCAGAAAAAACTCTGTCTTTTGTAGTACCTATGGCGTTAATCATAATTTTCTTAATTCTATATTTTCAATTTAAATCTGTCTCTACAGCATTTATGGTATTTACAGGTATAGCAGTTGCATTTGCAGGAGGTTTTATCTTAATATGGTTTTACGGTCAAGATTGGTTTATGAATTTTAATGTGTTTGGTGAAAATATTAGAGACCTCTTTCAAATGAAGACTATAAATCTTAGCGTAGCTGTTTGGGTTGGGTTTATAGCCTTATTTGGTATTGCTACAGATGATGGCGTAGTAATGGCAACCTATTTAACACAAACCTTTAATAAAAACGAACCAGCTACTAAAAATGAAATTAGAGCAAGTATTGTTGAAGCAGGTAAAAAACGAATTAGACCGTGTTTAATGACTACAGCTACAACTATGCTGGCACTTTTACCTGTGCTTACATCAACAGGAAGAGGTAGTGATATTATGATTCCTATGGCAATACCAAGTTTTGGAGGAATGCTTATAGCTTTAATGACCTTATTTGTGGTACCGGTTTTATTTAGTTGGAGAAAAGAAATAGCCTTATCAAAACAAGAAAATATTCAACCAAATAACCCTAAATTAAGTTAA
- a CDS encoding efflux RND transporter periplasmic adaptor subunit, with protein sequence MNKNVIYLIFAVLIGLFAGWLLFGTTSNSSSENKTSKEKKHSLEEHSSEIWTCSMHPQVRQQEPGDCPICGMDLIPAESSATGLAPNEFKMTENAMALANIQTTVIGEMSSSNSSIELSGKIKANDDKAATQPAHFNGRVDQLYVTSVGETVRKGQAVAKIYSPELVAAQQELITAYRIKDAQPQLYNAVKNKFMNWMIPQSQLAEVLKTGIPKPSFTIYAQVSGVVTELMVNKGSHVMDGQPIFKVANLSTVWAEFDAYETTIQDIKEGQDISVVVKAIPNKTFNAKVSFIDPILNTSTRTVRVRATLNNKEDLLKPGMFVTGTIKLDTDNNTQITVPKSAVLWTGEQSLVYIKTTATSPTFIMRNVTLGRTVNDNYEIQSGLKIGDEVVTNGTFTVDAAAQLQGKQSMMNPTTGSDTMNKQLEDSSYLNDVMIKYIVLKDALVNSDTKAAHQASNNLLKSIRNTEELKDVSALKALETTTQNFIKAETLAQQRSAFVGLSKNLIKISKGFSSQNTTYYIQECPMANNNNGAQWLALEKGIKNPYFGEEMLDCGSVIGRL encoded by the coding sequence ATGAATAAGAACGTTATATATTTAATCTTTGCTGTTCTCATAGGGCTTTTTGCAGGTTGGTTATTGTTTGGTACAACATCAAACTCTTCTTCAGAAAATAAAACCTCTAAAGAAAAGAAGCATTCTTTGGAGGAACACAGCTCAGAGATTTGGACTTGCTCTATGCATCCTCAAGTTAGACAACAAGAGCCTGGCGATTGTCCAATCTGTGGTATGGATTTAATTCCAGCTGAAAGCTCTGCAACAGGATTGGCACCCAATGAGTTTAAGATGACAGAAAATGCTATGGCATTGGCTAATATTCAAACAACAGTTATTGGAGAAATGTCTTCCAGTAACTCATCTATAGAGTTGTCTGGAAAAATAAAAGCAAATGATGACAAAGCAGCTACACAACCAGCTCATTTTAATGGCCGTGTAGATCAACTTTATGTAACATCTGTAGGTGAAACTGTAAGAAAAGGACAAGCAGTAGCTAAAATTTATTCTCCGGAGCTTGTAGCTGCACAACAGGAACTTATTACTGCATACAGAATAAAAGATGCACAGCCTCAGCTTTATAATGCTGTGAAAAATAAGTTTATGAACTGGATGATACCACAATCACAACTTGCAGAGGTGTTAAAGACAGGAATCCCTAAACCTAGTTTTACAATTTACGCACAAGTTTCTGGAGTAGTAACAGAACTAATGGTAAACAAAGGATCTCACGTTATGGATGGGCAACCTATATTTAAAGTAGCAAATTTAAGTACCGTATGGGCAGAGTTTGATGCATATGAAACTACAATACAAGATATAAAAGAAGGTCAGGACATTAGTGTTGTAGTTAAAGCTATTCCTAATAAAACATTTAATGCTAAGGTGTCTTTTATAGACCCTATTTTAAATACAAGTACAAGAACTGTTCGTGTAAGAGCAACACTAAATAATAAAGAAGACTTATTAAAACCTGGTATGTTTGTTACCGGCACAATAAAACTTGACACCGATAATAATACCCAAATAACAGTGCCTAAAAGTGCAGTGTTATGGACAGGAGAACAGTCTTTAGTATATATTAAAACCACTGCTACATCACCAACATTTATAATGCGCAATGTTACATTAGGAAGAACTGTAAATGATAATTATGAAATACAGTCTGGATTAAAAATAGGAGATGAGGTAGTAACAAATGGCACATTCACAGTTGATGCTGCGGCACAGCTACAAGGCAAGCAATCTATGATGAACCCAACAACAGGTTCAGATACTATGAATAAACAACTAGAAGATTCAAGTTATTTAAACGATGTCATGATAAAATATATCGTTCTAAAAGATGCATTGGTAAACTCAGATACTAAGGCTGCCCACCAAGCTTCAAACAATCTTCTAAAAAGTATTCGAAATACTGAAGAACTAAAAGATGTTTCAGCTTTAAAAGCTTTAGAAACAACAACTCAAAATTTTATAAAAGCAGAAACTTTGGCACAACAGCGCTCTGCCTTTGTAGGACTTTCAAAAAACCTAATTAAAATATCAAAAGGGTTTAGCAGTCAAAACACCACATATTATATTCAAGAATGTCCAATGGCAAACAATAACAATGGTGCACAATGGCTAGCATTAGAAAAGGGAATTAAAAATCCATATTTTGGTGAGGAGATGTTAGATTGTGGTAGCGTAATTGGGCGTTTATAA
- a CDS encoding HYC_CC_PP family protein, protein MKQFFQKISSIVMTLLVLFSTVSFTVDKHYCGDMLMDMAVLHKAEACAMEKAFSKTCSVNIEKSSCCSDKQIVIDGQDDLKITWDTITLEDQQFLVAYTLSYVALYTDDTSQTLPTDDYAPPLIVRDILVLHDTYLI, encoded by the coding sequence GTGAAACAATTTTTCCAAAAAATATCTTCTATTGTAATGACACTATTAGTGTTGTTTTCTACTGTATCTTTTACTGTAGATAAACATTATTGTGGCGATATGTTAATGGATATGGCTGTGTTGCATAAAGCTGAAGCTTGTGCAATGGAAAAAGCGTTTTCTAAAACTTGTTCGGTTAACATCGAAAAATCTAGTTGTTGCTCAGACAAGCAAATTGTAATAGATGGTCAAGATGATTTAAAGATCACTTGGGATACAATAACTTTAGAAGATCAGCAATTTTTAGTTGCATATACATTGTCTTATGTAGCTTTATATACTGATGACACCTCACAAACTTTGCCTACAGATGATTATGCACCACCACTCATAGTGCGGGACATCTTAGTCTTACATGACACCTATTTAATTTAA